From Longimicrobium sp.:
GGCCGCGTCGCGGATGGCGAGGGCGGCGCCCGGCCAGCGCGCGATGATCCCGTTCACGTAGAAGCCGCCCGCGCCGCGCCGCAGCACCGCCCCGAACCCGCCCGCCGCGGGCACCACCCCCGGACCCGTGCCGATCATGGTGAAGTTGGCGAAGACGGGAATCGTGTACGGCTGCGAGCTCTGGCCCGCGATGCAGTTGGCGCCGCTGCATCCATCGACCTCGAAGCCCTGCGGATCGGTGGAGCTGTTACCCGAGCCGGCGCGCGGCGTCAGGATGGTGCTCTGCAGCGCGATCAGGAACTGGTTGCGCCCCACGAACCCTTCCGACGCGTCGAAGTGGTCGTCGCCCGATTCGTAGGAGACGAGGTACTTCGCGTTCACCGCGCCGCCGAACCACTCGAAGGAGTCGTCGAGGCCCGCCATCGCCTGCACGTAGTTGATGCGAGTCCCGCCGCCGACGGCGGCAAGGGTGAGCGAGTTGAGCTCGGCGTCCGGCACGGGGCCGAAGCCCGCGAACTCGATGCGCACGTAGCGCAGCTCGCCGCTGTCGTCGGCGTTGCTGGTGCCACCTGCATAGTTGACGGCCACGTTGCTCCCGCCGGTGTTGGAGCCCTCCAGGATCACCGGGTCGCCGCGGTTGATGATGCCGTTCCCCACCAGGATCAGCCCGCCCCAGTCACCCGGCTGCCGCTGCCCCGCCGCGCGGTGCGAGGTGAAGACGATCGGCCGCGCCTCGGTGCCCACGGCCAGGATCTTGGCGCCGCGCAGGATGAAGAGCGCCGAGTTGGCGTTCCCCTCGATGCGCGTGCCGGCATCGACCGTCAGCGTGGCGCCGTTGGCGACGTGCACCCAGTTGTTGAGCACGTACAGCGTGTCCGCATGGAGCCGGCGGTTGCTGGTGATGTCGGCGGAGAGCGCCACCTCGGGACGGTTGCTGGTCGCGACCATCGCCTCCGGGCCGAAGTCGCTGCGCCCGCTTCCCTTGAGCGCCGCCACGCGGTAGCGGTAGCTGGTTTCGGGGAGGAGCCCGGTGTCGTCGTACGTCACGGACTGTAGGGTGGCAACCTTGGTCCAGTCGGTGGAGGTGCCGGTGGCGCGCTCCAGGTCGTAGCCGCTCGCGTCCGGCACCGCGTTGTAGCTCACGCGCACCGATGACGGGCCGGTGGGCGTGGCCACGAGCCCGGTGGGCGCGAAGAGCTCCTCGTTCGTGGGGCTGCCGTCGCACGCGGCCACGGCGACGAGCGCCAGGGCGGCCAACCACCTGCGGGATGCTGCGATCATTGCGCTTTTCTGCTCGGGGTTGAAAAAGATCCGGCGGCGCCTTCGCAGCGCCGCCGGAATCCTAGCGGGGCGACGTATCCGCCCCGCGCATGCCCTGTCGCGATCATGTCACGGGGTCATCGCTTCAGCGTCGCCCCCACGCTCAGCGTGCGCCCCATGCGGTGGTACTCGCGCACAAGGTCGCCCTGACGCACCTCGTACGGCTCGTCCAGCAGATTGCGCGCATCCACCTTGGCCTCCACGCCGCGGCCCACCGGGAAGCGGAGCGAGAGGTCCAGCACGTGGCGTGGCAGCTCGTACACGTCGGGGAGCGGAGCCTCGGCCGCGCTCACGATCCGCCGGCCCGCCACGTTGAAGAGCACGGTGGCGCTGGTGCCGCCGTCCGCGTACGTCACGCCGGTGTTCAGCACGTAGGGCGACTGGCCCACCATCGGGCGCCGGTCGCTCGTCTTGCTGCTCAGCGAGTCGCCGATCTCGATGCGGCTGCGCATCAGCGTGGCGTTGGCGAACACCGTCAGCGGCTCCAGCGTCTCGGAGAGCATGCCCAGGTCGGTGCGCATCTCCGTCTCCAGGCCGTAGTTGGTGGCCTGGCGCGCGTTCACGAACGTGACGACGGGCGTGCCCGAGGTGGCGAGATAGACGCGCTCGATTGGGTCGTGGAAGCGCTTGGCGAAGAGGCCGAAGCTCAGCAGCTGGCCGCTCCCCGGATACCACTCCCAGCGCGCGTCGGCGTTGTCGATGAGGGCGCGGCGCAGATCCGGGTTGCCGCGCACGCTCTCGCCGCCCAGCACCTCGCGGTACAGCACCGGCGCCAGCTCGCGGTACTCGGGGCGGCTCAGGGTGCGCGTGAGGGAGAAGCGCAGGTTCTGCACGTCGGTGAGCGACACGTTGACCGCCGCGCTCGGCA
This genomic window contains:
- a CDS encoding fibronectin type III domain-containing protein, yielding MIAASRRWLAALALVAVAACDGSPTNEELFAPTGLVATPTGPSSVRVSYNAVPDASGYDLERATGTSTDWTKVATLQSVTYDDTGLLPETSYRYRVAALKGSGRSDFGPEAMVATSNRPEVALSADITSNRRLHADTLYVLNNWVHVANGATLTVDAGTRIEGNANSALFILRGAKILAVGTEARPIVFTSHRAAGQRQPGDWGGLILVGNGIINRGDPVILEGSNTGGSNVAVNYAGGTSNADDSGELRYVRIEFAGFGPVPDAELNSLTLAAVGGGTRINYVQAMAGLDDSFEWFGGAVNAKYLVSYESGDDHFDASEGFVGRNQFLIALQSTILTPRAGSGNSSTDPQGFEVDGCSGANCIAGQSSQPYTIPVFANFTMIGTGPGVVPAAGGFGAVLRRGAGGFYVNGIIARWPGAALAIRDAATNDRITAGDLSIRNVLAAENGTLFESGSGRFTLDAVANAIETSPSATASLFGSFDVSRGAAGLDWQPSATSAARTGGLATFTGTLATKAGTAVTGTSYRGAADPTGARWWANWTTYVRN